A single genomic interval of Nitrososphaerota archaeon harbors:
- a CDS encoding MoaD/ThiS family protein — protein sequence MLGLGIFTKGENEAIMDAANISDLIERLKTRYPLIKEKLCDPKTGRLYPGFEILVNEQPIINEEQELNNGDIVTILPIFAGG from the coding sequence ATGCTTGGGTTAGGAATATTTACAAAGGGGGAAAATGAAGCTATAATGGATGCAGCCAATATTTCTGATCTCATTGAGCGGTTAAAAACAAGGTATCCTCTTATCAAGGAGAAGTTATGTGACCCGAAAACAGGCAGACTTTACCCAGGGTTTGAAATATTGGTAAATGAACAACCCATCATTAATGAAGAACAGGAGCTAAATAACGGTGACATCGTAACTATACTTCCCATCTTCGCTGGAGGTTAG